The genomic DNA GAGATGGTGGCCACCATCGTTAGCCCAAGCGCGCCGAGCATGAAAAACTCCGGCGTGCCGAAGGAGAGGATCAGCGGGCGGATCACCGGCAGGGAGGCGGCCATTGCCAAGCCCCCCATCACGCCGCCGATGGCCGAGGCGGTGAAGGCCGCGCCAAAGGCGCGCGCCGCCTCGCCACGCTGGGCCATCGGGTAGCCATCCATCACCGTGGCCTGCGAGGCGGCGGTGCCGGGGATGCCCAGCATGACCGAGGCGATGGTATCGGAGGTGGCGGTGACGGCAAACACGCCGAGGATCAGCGCCAGCGCGGGCACCGTATCCATGCCGAAGGTGAAGGGCAGGATGATGACGACACCGGTGATGCCGCCAAGGCCGGGCACTGCGCCCAGCCAGATGCCAGCGGCCACGCCGATCATCAGGTAGAGCGGCGAAGGCCAGGTGAAAACAAGCTGGAGGCCGGCCAGGAATGCGTCGAACATGAGTGCCCCGTCTGGTCTGGCGCGGCAGCGAGCCTGCCGCCGCGCCTGTTGGCCGAAGGTCCGAGCTTATTCGGAGCCGGACGCGATGTAACCCTTGACCGTTTCGGAGATCGCCGGGTCCACGTTGTTGAGCCCTTCGATCAGCGCTTCCATCGCTTCGTGCGAGGTGTAGGTGGGCACGATGCCGGTGGTGGCCGCGACCTCTTCGAGGAAGGCGGGATCCTGCATGGTTTCAGCGAAGGAGCTACGCAGCAGGGCCAGTTGCTCCTCATCCACGCCAGCGGGCACGCCGATAAACCATGTCACGCCTGCCATGCCCTCGTTGAGCCATTGCAGCGTTTCCCAGAGCGGGCCGGAGGGGGCTTGGCCGGTCATGTCCTGTGCAACCGAGGCGAAGCTGGGCATATCGCCGAAGGCATCGCCCGTTTCGGCGCCTTCAAGCTCGTAGTACCACAGCGGCAGGCCGATGCCTTCACCCACGACGTTGTCTTCGATCCCGCCGAAGTAGTTGCCAGCCGGTGTGACGTGAAAGTTCACCTCATCGCGTTGAAGCGCGGCCACGATCTTGGAGCCGCCGCCGAAGCCGGTGGTGTAATCATGCGGGATGCCGAGGATATCGAGCGAGATCCGCGCCGTCAGGTCCAGGTAAGAACCCGGGCGGTAGCCGCCGATGCGAATGCCTTCGAGCCCCTTCAGGTCGTCCACCGAGGAGACGCCGCCGCCCACATCGTTGCGCATATAGGCCATCGAAGGCACGCCCATGCCTGCGATCACGTCGAACTTGCTCCAGTCCACCCGCTGCGCTGCCGGGCCGATGGCGCGGGTTGGGCCCGACCAAGCCACCCAGGCCGTCGTGGTGCCGTCGGGGCGGGCGTTTTGGGCTTCGATGATCCCTTTCATCTGCGCGCCGCCGGTCACGGGCGTCACCACGAAATCGGGGTTGCCGGTGAGTTTCTCTTTCCAGTGGTTGGCGAAAAGCTGGGCCATCACGCCTGTTGATCCGCCTGCGCCGAGGTTGATGATGACCGTGACGGTCTCGCCCTCGTAGCTCGCTTCTGCTGCTGCGGGTGTGGCCAGCGCCAGCCCCGCTGCAAGGCCACCTGCTGCGGCCAGTGCCTTCATGAACATGTGTCTCTCCTCCCTTAGGGTGAAACCCGTCGCCTCCTCCGGCAACGGGGTCTTAGCGTGTCATCTGTCGGCTCAGGCTCTCCTGCGGCAGGTAGCACCCCGCGCCGCGCAGGCTTTGCACCAGTGTCTCGGTGTTCAGATCGCAAGCGGGCTGGCTGGTGTCGATCGACTGTTTTGCAGCCGTCGCGGCCGCCTGACCCATCATGTAGGCCGCCGATTGCGCCCGGATCGAGCCGTGCACCGCGTTGCCGCTGGAGTGGCAGCGGCCCGCGACCCAGAGGTTCTCCCAGCCCTTGGGCACGAGGATCGAATAGGGGATGCCCACCGAGGCGCCCCGGTCGAGCTTGCCCACGCCCTCGAAATCACGCTTGAAGCGCTCGAACTCTTCGGGCGAGCTGTTGGTCGGGTGATTGTCGGGGGGGCGGTTGTAGACGCAGACCTGATCGGGAAACTGGCGCCGTGCCTGGTAATCTTCGATGGTAAGGGTGAACTCGCCCACGATCCGGCGGGTATCACGCACGCCCATGTTGGGGGAGGTGGCGACCAGCTCGATGTCTTCGCAGCCGGGCACGTATTTGCGGTAGAATTCCACGAACTCCCGCGCCACCTCGCGCCCGCGCACCATGCCCTTTGACAGGCTCTCGGCGTCCAACCCGTCCATGCCATAGACATGGCCTGCGTTGATGTTGGCAATGCGGTTGCCGAGCTTGTTCATGCCGGGGATGAAGCGGAAGGGCTCGGAAAAGTGCCCCTCCTCCACCGCCTGCGGCAGCAGCTCCTTACGGGTGCGCATCTTGACCTCGTCGATCCCCTCGTAGGTGCCGCCATAGGCCGGATCGTCCCAGTTCATGTTGCCGACGAGGGAGCAAACGGTGCCGGGGGCAAGGTCTGTCCAGTCGACGCCTGCCACCTTGCATTCGGCACCCGCAAGGGCCGAAAGCGTGGCGTCGCCGGTGCAGTCGATGAAGGTTTTGGCCTTGATGAAGGTGTAGCCCTCGACGTTGCTGATGACTGCGCCAGTGATGCGGCTGCCATCTGTTTCGGCGTCGATCACCTTGGTGAAATAGCGCACGTCCACCCCGGCCTCGGCGGCCTTCTCGTCGAGCAGTTGCTTGAGGCCCTCGGGGTGGAAGGGAATCCAGCGGTTGTAGTGCTTGGCCCAGAAGTCAGGGGTGACACCGGGGCCGAGAAAGCCGCGCTGGTGCATGTTTTCCACCATCTCGCGGCAGAAACCGCCGACAAGCGGGCGCTCGCCGTCGCCCATGGGGCCGAAGGTGGTGACATAGGCAGAGGTGCCCATGCCGCCCATGCAGCCATTGGCCTCGGCCAGCAGCACCTTGAGGCCGAGCCGCGCGGCGGTGATGGCGGCTGATGCGCCGGCGGGTCCGCCACCGGCTACGAACACATCGTAGCTGTCATCGACGCGGATATCGCGGACGAGGCGATAGGTTTCTGCGCTCATGCTGCACCTCTTTCGGCCATGGCTTCGGGCGCTCCGGCGAGCACGTCCATTGCCGCCAGAACGCCGCCCTTGCGGTGCGGTATACCCACAAGGCCTAGGCTCATTTCCACCCCGGAGATGGCGGACATGAGCGACAGGTCGTTGAGATCGCCCAAATGGCCGATGCGAAAGACCTTGTCGGCCAACCGGCCAAGGCCGTTGCCGAGCGACAGGTCAAAGCGCTCCAGCGCGGTGGCGCGCAGGGCATCGGCAGAGTGGCCCTCGGGCACGCGCAGGGTCGTGAGCACATCTGAGGCCTGGGCCGGGTCTGCGCATTGCAACTCCAGCCCCCATGCGGCGGCCGCGGCGCGGGTGGCGGCGGCGTGGCGGGCATGGCGGGCGAAGATCGCGTCGAGCCCCTCTTCTTCCATCATTTTCAGCGCTTCGATCACGCCGTAGAGGGTGTTTGTTGCGGGCGTATAGGGAAAGAACCCCTTCTCGTTGAGCGCAATCATCGGCTGCCAGGCCCAGTAGGACTTGGGCAGCTTTGCCGTTTCGCTGGCCGCAAGCGCCTTCGGGCTAACGGCGTTGAACGACAGGCCGGGCGGCAGCATCAGGCCCTTCTGGGAGCCGGCGATGGTGACATCTACGCCCCAATCATCCGCACGGTAGGGCAGGGAGCCCAGTGACGAGATCGTATCGACCATCAGCAGGGCCGGATGGCCCGCGGCATCCATCGCGCGGCGAACGGCGGCGATGTCGCTGGTACAGCCGGTTGAGGTTTCGTTGTGAACGACGCAGACGGCCTTGATCGTGTGGCCGGTATCAGCCTGCAACTGCGCACCGATCGCCTCGGCATCCGCGCCGTGGCGCCAATCGCCTGCAATCAGCTCTGCCTCCAGCCCGAGGCGCCCGGCGATATCGTGCCAGAGCGTTGCAAACTGGCCGGTCTCGCACATCAGCACCTTGTCACCGGGCGAGAGCGTGTTGACCATCGCGGCCTCCCAAGCGCCGCTTCCGGAGGCGGGGTAGGTGATCACGGGCCCCGCGCAGCCGAAGACCCAGCGCAGACGGCGCTGCATCTCGAACGTCAAAGCCCTGAACGTTGGGCCGCGATGGTCGATCGTAGGGCGATCCATGGCGCGCAGCACCCGGTCGGGCAGGTTCGACGGACCCGGAATGAATAGATGATGGCGCCCTGACATGGCTGCTCCTCCCGTATCGGCCGCAACACCTGGTGCTGGCAGCCGTGCATTTCTCCTCTAGAATCGGAATAATGAATTTTGAATTCAAAATCAACATCTGTTATGAAAGGCATCGCGCCGCTATGATGCCAGCCGTGAGTTACCCGAGGTTTTGGAGGCCCCGCCGATGAACCAAGTTGAACCGATCAGCCGACAGCCCCTGCACGACGTGCTTGTCGACCGCCTGCGTGACCTTGTGACCGATGGCGACATGGTGCCGGGTGACAAGATCAACGAGAAGTGGCTCACCGAGGCCTTTGGCGTGTCGCGCACCCCGCTGAGGGAGGCGCTGAAGGTGCTTGCCTCCGAGGGGCTGGTGACGCTTACGCCAAACCGGGGCGCGCGGGTGGCCGAGTTGAACGAAAAGGACATCGAAGATGTGTTTCCCGTCCTTATGGCGCTTGAGGGGCTGGCGGGCCGGCTTGCCTGCTCCATGATGAGCGACGAGGACATCTCGCATATCGCCGACCTGCAGGTGGCGCTTGAAGCGCAGTTCGAGCGGCAGGACCGCCCCGCCTACTTTCAGACCAATCAGGAAATTCACCGCGCCATTCTGGAGGGCAGCGGCAACGAGGTGCTGATGGCCTCCCACAGAGCGCTCGCAGGGCGTATCCGCCGCGCTCGCTTTCTTGCCAACCTGTCGCCGGATCGCTGGAAGCAGGCGGTAGAAGAACACGCCGAGATTCTCGCCGCCCTCCAAGCCCGCGATGGGGATCGCATGGCCTTGCTGCTTGAGAGCCACCTTGGCAACAAGCTCGCATCGGTGCGAAAGGCCATTGCCAGCGGCGACCTGCCCTTTGTTGGACGGAACTCAGGCTAGGCCAAAGCGCCGCTCAGCGGTCCCTATCCAGCATCGCCAGTGCATGAACATGACCTGAGTAAATCAAGCCGTTTCGCTCCCCCGCCGGCTGAGGCCTTGGCGGAGCAACGCAGGCTTACTTACCGTCTTCGAGCCAGCGCCGCAGTTTGGACTCGCCCAAAGACATGCCCTCGTAGTTCAGCAGCCCGCGCGAAAGGGCAATTGCCACGGCGCGTGCGCGGGAGTTGAAAATCGGCCCATCTTCGTCGTGGGGGAGTTGGTCGATGCCGAGTTTCTCGTAAAGCTGCTTGAGCCGGCTTTGCACCGAGCGGGTCGAGATTCCGCGCCGGGTGGCAATGGCTTTGTCGGTCAGGCCGAGCGCGATGTCTGTCAGGACTTCAAACTCGGTATTGGACAGCCCCTGATGGACATCCATCGCCCTTTGCTGGACGCCCCGCACCTCTCTGTCGATGACGCATTGATCCTCGAGGAAGATGCTCATCATCGCCAGCGCCAGCCGTTGGGCCGAAGCAGTTTTCAGGAGATAGCCGTAAACCGCCTCTTTCGGTACGATGCGCGAGACGTTCCGCACGTAGGCCTCGTCGGAGTAATTCGACCAGAAGAGGATGCGCATATCGGGCCTCTTCTCCCAGATCCGGGAGGCGGCCGTGATTCCGCTGATAGTGGGCATTTGCAGGTCGATGACCACACCGTCGAGTTCGTTGGCCTCGGCGAGGTCGATTGCTTCCTGCCCTCCGCTCGCCTCGAAGAGAGAGTCGCAGGAGGGCAGGGCTTCGCGGACGGTGCTCGCAAGAAAAGAGCGGTGAAAGGGATCGTCTTCAGCGATGAGGATGTTCATTGGACGCGCTCGGCGCGATGACTTGCGGGCGAAGCGGCAGCGCTTTCAACCGGGCTGGCGGTGGCAACGGCGCCGGGCGGCTGGCCCGCATGCACGATGTCGCAGGGGATGCGCAGTACGGTGCTGCTGCCCGATCCGCTTGGATCCCGCTCAAATGCAACTTCGGCTCCGATGAGTGCCGCGCGCGTGCGGATGTTGTCTACGCCGCCCCCGGATCTACGCCACCCTTCCGCCGGGACGCGACCATCATTGGTGACCGCGATCGTTACGCATTGCTCGCCGGTGGAAAGCCGGACTTCGATGACGCTGCATTCAGAGTGCTTGACCGCATTGGTCACAGCCTCCTGCACGATGCGGAACACGGCGAGCTGAAGTCGGTATTCAGACTTGTCGAGCAGGCCGCCGGTTTTGTCTGTCACCACGGTGGCCACGTCGCGATCCAGGCCCTGAGTCGCCCGTTCAAGCTGGGCCTCGATTGCCTGGGAGACGCCGAAGAGGTCGAGCACACCCGGCTTGGCGTTTTCGATGATCCTGCGCAACTCGACGGTGCAGCGGGAAACCGCCTTGGCGATTTCCTGCAACTCGGTCCTGTCAGCGCCCGGTTCGGCGGCGAGCCGCGACACGCGCCGGTAGACGGTGGATAGATCGGCGAGGGTTTGGTCGTGCAGTTCCATGCCAAGACGAAGGCGCTCGGTTTCCATCGCTTCGGTCAGCCGCTGGGCGCCGTGGCGGAGGCTATGCTCCCGCCCACGCGCCGCGCCTTCAGCCCGCGCCGAGGATTTGGCTTGGTCCGACATGATGACGGCGTAGAAATAGGGCGCGATCAGGTCGGCCACGTTCTGTGCCTTGCGCACATCATCCGGCCCGTAGGCGTCTCTCCGGGGAGAAGAGAAGCTGAGCACGCCGATCACGTCGCCGTGGACGGTCAGCGGCACATGGATGCGGCTGCGCAGGTTGGCCTCGAAAATCGGCGCATCGTCGGCCCCGTCGAAGTGAAAGCGCGGATCGGCCCATGCATCGCCCGTCACGAGGTTGCCGATCTCGCCGCTGAGCACTTGCCGCACTGGCGCGAGTTCGTTTGGTCGGCCCTCACCATCGCGGTTCCAGACCGTCTCGATGCCGGTTTCGAGCGCGAAGTGTTTTGAGCGGTCGCCCGGCAAGACAACCGCCACGTCGAGGTGGTGGTAATCCAGGAGCTTGGATTTTACAGCACCGGCGATACCATTGAGAACGTTCTGCAAATCCATCTCACCGGCCACGGCGCGCGATATGGCAAGGTAGTGATCGAGCTCCGTTTCCGCACCGTCCATCATTATGCGCCTCCTCCTCCGCGACGCGATGCTACGCGCTCCCCCGGCAGCCGCCAAGGTGCCGCGATGCGAGGGCACGCGCCATTGGCTGCGGATTCCCGCAAGGGCTCCTGCATGTTGCCGAAGGCGATTGCCCGTATCAGAGCCTGTTGAATGCGACGCTCCGGGCTAGCCTGTCAGCCGGGAGGAGCCACATTGGACAGCAAGTTGGAGGCCGCAGGAGGCGAGAGCCCTGCGCCGGAGCAGGAGCGAGCCGATCTGGTGGTGACGTTCGGCACGGACGAGCCCCCGGTGCCTTGGCGCCGCATTGCGCTCGGCCCCCTCTCCTTTCTGCTTTCCGACCAGTCGATCCGCCGGATCACTTGGCATGGTGTGGAGTTGGTGCGCGCGATCAGCTGGCCGATCCGCGATGAAAACTGGGCCACCTATGCGGCTGTTACGCTCGATGAGGCAACGGCATGGTCCGAAGGGCGCATCACTGGCCGCATCGAGCAATCGATCGATGGCGGGCGGCTGGCCCTTACCGTCGAATTTTCTGCCAGCGAGGAGGGCACGCTGTCGGTTGCGGTGACGATGACGCCGAAGGGGGGTGCGTTTGCCACCAACCGTGCCGGGCTGACGGTGTTGCATCCGATACGCGGGCTCACGGGCGCGCCGGTGACGCTCACACACCCTGACGGATCGAGCGAGGATGCCCGGTTTCCGGAACTGATCAAGCCGTCACAGCCCATGAAAGACATTGCAGGGCTTGCCTATGGCATTGGCCCGGCAGCGGTGGACATGCGCTTCGAGGGTGAGGTTTTCGAGATGGAAGACCAGCGCAATTGGTCGGATGCCTCCTACAAAACCTATTGTGTGCCGCTCAAGGAGCCTTTCACCTACGAGATCGCCGAGCCGCAGACGCAGCGGGCCTCGTTTTCCTTCTCCGGCAGCCTCTTGGCCTCGACGCCCCAGGGCGGTGACACGCCGCCGCGCGTTGAATTGCTTGGCCGGAATGCGCCCGATGTTGGGCTGGTTCTTGAAGAAGGCTGGCTCGGCGGTGCGCCGACGCTTGACGCCACGCGGTTATGCGGCACGTCACACCTGCTCCTGCGCATTGATGCGACGACGAGCGCCGCGTTCCTCGACGAGGTCTTTCAACTGGCCCGGACCTTGGCGGTGGAGATCGACCTTGAACTGGTGCTTGATGACGCCCGCCCCGAGGCGGCGATAGAGGCGCTGGCCGCGCGCATTGCTACGGCTGGCATTGTGCCGCGCCGGGTGATCGCTTTGACCGAGGCATACCTCAAGAGTTATCAACCCACGGCGACCTGGCCCGATGGGCCGCCGCCCTCCGCCCTTGTCGAAATGTCACGACAGGCCTTCCCCGAGGCGCTCATCGGTGGGGGCATGCTGACCAATTTCACCGAGTTCAACCGGTGCCCGCCGGAGCCGGAGCTGTGCGACTTTGTCTTTCACGGCAACTCGGCAACGGTGCATGCCAGCGACGACCTTTCCGTGGTTGAAACTCTGGAGGCCCTGCCGCAGGTCTTTCGGAGCGCAGAGGCACTGGCGGGGCAGGCGGCTTATCGGCTGGGGCTGGTGTCTATCGGTATGAGAACCAACCCCTACGGCGCAAAGGTTTCGGATAACCCTGAACAACTGCGTGAGACGATGGCCCGCCCCGACCCGCGCCACCGTGGCCTTTTCGCGGCTGCTTGGGCCGTGGGTGTTCTGGCGAGCACCGGCCAATCCAATGTGGAAGCGCTTTGCCTTGCGGCCCCCACTGGCCCATTTGGCCTTGCCTACACCCCGCAAGCCCACGCCCAGCCCGGCTTCGATCAAGGCGAGGGCGTCGTGGTGCCGCTGTTTCATGTTCACCGGGAGGCGCGGCGCTTGGCAGGGGCTCCGGGCGTGATGATGGCGGGGCTTCCCGAGGGCGTCGTCGCCTACGGCGCAAAGGTTGAGGGGCAAACACGGATCATGATCGCCAACCTTTCACAGGTGCGCCGTACCGTTACGTTGCCCGAGATGAGTTTGGCGCTTGTGTTGGATCGGGGCAGCGCCCGATCGGCGATGGCCGATTCCGACTGGCTGCGCACCGCACCGCGTGTGCCATTGCAGGAGCTCAGCCTCGCCCCCTATGCCGTTGGCTTTTTGTCGATGGGGGCGCAAGCGTGACGGAGAGGGCCAGGCAAACACGATGGGCGGCGTTGCTGCTGCCGATGTACCCGCGGCCGCGGCCATCTGCGGATTGCCGCAGCCATCTGGCTGAAACGCCCCTTAATTGGCGCACGGCCTCTCTCTACACTGTCGCGGGCGAGGGCCGGAGGAGAACGAGGGGGAGACAATGCTGAGAGGTGGAATCATCGGCACCGGCTTTTTTGCCGGCAATCACCTGAATGCATGGAAGATGGTTGAAGGTGCCGAGATCGTGGCGCTCTGCGACCTTGATGAGGAAAAAGCCCGCGAGGCGGCGGAGGCCTTCGGCGTTGCGCATGTTTATTCCAGCGCCGAGCAGATGCTGCGCGACGGGGCCCTCGATTTTGTCGACATCATCACCACGGTGCCCAGCCACCGGCCGCTTGTTGAACTGGCCTTGCGGCATGAGGCGCATGTGATCTGCCAAAAACCCTTTGCCGAGAACCTGGCGGATGCCAGGGCCATGGTGGAGGCCGCCGACAACGCCGGTAAAACACTGATGGTGCATGAGAATTTTCGCTGGCAATCCGCCGTGCGCCGGGTGATCGAGCTTGTGCGTTCAGGCCGTATCGGCGCCCCGTTTTTCTGCCGCGCATCGTTTCGCTCGGGCTACGATGTGTTCTCTGGCCAGCCTTACCTCGCTGAAGGCAAACGGTTCATCATTGAGGATCTCGGCATTCACGTGCTCGATATCGCGCGTGCACTGATGGGCGATGTGGAGCGCCTTGCCGCTGTGACCCATCGCGTGAACCCGAAAATCGCGGGGGAGGATGTGGCCACGATCCTGCTGACCCATGAGAGCGGCATGGCGAGCGTTGTCGACTGCTCCTACGGCACGCGCCGCAGCCCGGAGACCTTCCCCGAGACCCTGCTGGAAATCGACGGGCCCCGGGGCACGATCCGGCTGGATGCCGGTTACCGGCTGACCGTGCAGGCAGACGGGGCGGAGGAGCAGCTGGACGTTTCGCCGCCCGTGCTCGAATGGGCGGAGCGGCCTTGGCACAACATTCAGGAAAGCGTGGTTGCCATCCAAGATCATTTCATCCGGTGCCTGTCGGAGGGCACGGCGCCGGAAACCTCTGGTGCCGACAATCTCAAGACATTGGCACTGGTGGAGGCCGCCTATGTTTCGGCGGCCAAAGGGAGGAGCGTGCGGCCCGACAGCCTTGGTTGAGGGCGGCGCGAATAAAATCCGGAGCCCGAAAGTTGGGGCGCCGGTCAACACGGAGGAGAGAAAGACATGACATTCAAGACCCAGATACTGGCCGCCGCGACGGCCCTGATGACGCTACCGGTCATGGCCGCAGCCGATACCATTGCGATCATTACCCCGAGCCACGACAACCCCTTCTTCAAGGCCGAGGCCGATGGCGCCGCCGCGAAGGCGGAAGAACTGGGCTACGAGACAATGGTGCTCGTGCATGACGATGACGCCAACAAGCAATCGGAACTCTTTGACAGCGCAATCGCCGCCGGTGTGGTTGCGATCATCCTCGACAACGCCGGGGCCGATGCTTCGGTGGCTGCCGTGCAGAAGGCCAAGGACGCGGGCATCCCCTCGTTCCTGATCGACCGCGAGATCACCGAGACCGGCGTGGCCGTCAGCCAGATCGTTTCGAACAACTACCAAGGCGCGCAACTCGGGGCCGAGGAGTTCGTGCGCCTGATGGGCGAAGAGGGCAAATACGCCGAATTGGTTGGCAAGGAGAGCGACACCAACGCAGGCATCCGCAGCCAAGGCTACCATGACGTGATCGACCAATACCCCGAGTTGGAGATGGTCGCGCAGCAAACTGCCAACTGGTCGCAGACCGAGGCCTTCACGGTGATGGAATCGATGCTTCAGGCCAACCCAGACATCAAGGGCGTGATCTCGGGTAACGACACCATGGCAATGGGCGCTTGGGCCGCGCTGGAGGCCGCTGGCCGGACGGACGTGATCGTGGTGGGCTTTGATGGCTCCAACGACGTGCGCGACTCGATCCTTGCGGGCGGCATCAAGGCCACCGTGCTTCAGCCTGCTTACGCACAGGCGCAGATGGCTGTTCTGCAGGCTGATCAGTATCTCAAGACTGGCTCCACTGGGCTCGACGAAAAGCAGCTGATGGACTGCGTGCTGGTGAACGGCGACAACGCCAGCCAACTCGAGACGTTCGCGCTGCAGTAAGCGACGGTGCACTATGCGCCCCGCGCGTGCATGTCACGCGCGGGGCGCTGTCTTCACTGAGCGAGGAAACAACTCATGATCAGGCCACTCCTGCTCGCATTCGCAGCGGCGGCACTCACATCGGCGTCGGGCTGCAAGATCGTCTTCGACTCCGATGGCGATGACAGTGAAATTCCCGCAGGCCCCGAGGGCGACGACGCCCGCAACGCCAAGCGGCTCGAAGAGAGTTTCGAGCCACAGCTATTGCCGCACCTGCGGGAGAACGCAGTGGAGATCGGCGAACTGCGTGCCGGGATCGCGGCGGATATCGAAGCCATCGGCACCGCCCGTGCGCAACGTGGCAGCGGGGCCGGTGCCGCATGGAATTTTCCCGTCTCCGGTGAGGGCGTGGTGGTCGAGGCCAATCTCG from Oceanicola sp. D3 includes the following:
- a CDS encoding GntR family transcriptional regulator, producing the protein MNQVEPISRQPLHDVLVDRLRDLVTDGDMVPGDKINEKWLTEAFGVSRTPLREALKVLASEGLVTLTPNRGARVAELNEKDIEDVFPVLMALEGLAGRLACSMMSDEDISHIADLQVALEAQFERQDRPAYFQTNQEIHRAILEGSGNEVLMASHRALAGRIRRARFLANLSPDRWKQAVEEHAEILAALQARDGDRMALLLESHLGNKLASVRKAIASGDLPFVGRNSG
- a CDS encoding FAD-dependent oxidoreductase — protein: MSAETYRLVRDIRVDDSYDVFVAGGGPAGASAAITAARLGLKVLLAEANGCMGGMGTSAYVTTFGPMGDGERPLVGGFCREMVENMHQRGFLGPGVTPDFWAKHYNRWIPFHPEGLKQLLDEKAAEAGVDVRYFTKVIDAETDGSRITGAVISNVEGYTFIKAKTFIDCTGDATLSALAGAECKVAGVDWTDLAPGTVCSLVGNMNWDDPAYGGTYEGIDEVKMRTRKELLPQAVEEGHFSEPFRFIPGMNKLGNRIANINAGHVYGMDGLDAESLSKGMVRGREVAREFVEFYRKYVPGCEDIELVATSPNMGVRDTRRIVGEFTLTIEDYQARRQFPDQVCVYNRPPDNHPTNSSPEEFERFKRDFEGVGKLDRGASVGIPYSILVPKGWENLWVAGRCHSSGNAVHGSIRAQSAAYMMGQAAATAAKQSIDTSQPACDLNTETLVQSLRGAGCYLPQESLSRQMTR
- a CDS encoding DUF2291 family protein, coding for MIRPLLLAFAAAALTSASGCKIVFDSDGDDSEIPAGPEGDDARNAKRLEESFEPQLLPHLRENAVEIGELRAGIAADIEAIGTARAQRGSGAGAAWNFPVSGEGVVVEANLESRARTLTLDTDDDGEADTTLQMGPVIKGTALRDGVPFYNFDDFRDQIEYAKLARALNDEVTARITLPEGELAGSTVQFFGVTPLRTASEAILVTPTEVTFLP
- a CDS encoding alanine--glyoxylate aminotransferase family protein encodes the protein MSGRHHLFIPGPSNLPDRVLRAMDRPTIDHRGPTFRALTFEMQRRLRWVFGCAGPVITYPASGSGAWEAAMVNTLSPGDKVLMCETGQFATLWHDIAGRLGLEAELIAGDWRHGADAEAIGAQLQADTGHTIKAVCVVHNETSTGCTSDIAAVRRAMDAAGHPALLMVDTISSLGSLPYRADDWGVDVTIAGSQKGLMLPPGLSFNAVSPKALAASETAKLPKSYWAWQPMIALNEKGFFPYTPATNTLYGVIEALKMMEEEGLDAIFARHARHAAATRAAAAAWGLELQCADPAQASDVLTTLRVPEGHSADALRATALERFDLSLGNGLGRLADKVFRIGHLGDLNDLSLMSAISGVEMSLGLVGIPHRKGGVLAAMDVLAGAPEAMAERGAA
- a CDS encoding response regulator transcription factor, which codes for MNILIAEDDPFHRSFLASTVREALPSCDSLFEASGGQEAIDLAEANELDGVVIDLQMPTISGITAASRIWEKRPDMRILFWSNYSDEAYVRNVSRIVPKEAVYGYLLKTASAQRLALAMMSIFLEDQCVIDREVRGVQQRAMDVHQGLSNTEFEVLTDIALGLTDKAIATRRGISTRSVQSRLKQLYEKLGIDQLPHDEDGPIFNSRARAVAIALSRGLLNYEGMSLGESKLRRWLEDGK
- a CDS encoding Gfo/Idh/MocA family protein, coding for MLRGGIIGTGFFAGNHLNAWKMVEGAEIVALCDLDEEKAREAAEAFGVAHVYSSAEQMLRDGALDFVDIITTVPSHRPLVELALRHEAHVICQKPFAENLADARAMVEAADNAGKTLMVHENFRWQSAVRRVIELVRSGRIGAPFFCRASFRSGYDVFSGQPYLAEGKRFIIEDLGIHVLDIARALMGDVERLAAVTHRVNPKIAGEDVATILLTHESGMASVVDCSYGTRRSPETFPETLLEIDGPRGTIRLDAGYRLTVQADGAEEQLDVSPPVLEWAERPWHNIQESVVAIQDHFIRCLSEGTAPETSGADNLKTLALVEAAYVSAAKGRSVRPDSLG
- a CDS encoding D-ribose ABC transporter substrate-binding protein — its product is MTFKTQILAAATALMTLPVMAAADTIAIITPSHDNPFFKAEADGAAAKAEELGYETMVLVHDDDANKQSELFDSAIAAGVVAIILDNAGADASVAAVQKAKDAGIPSFLIDREITETGVAVSQIVSNNYQGAQLGAEEFVRLMGEEGKYAELVGKESDTNAGIRSQGYHDVIDQYPELEMVAQQTANWSQTEAFTVMESMLQANPDIKGVISGNDTMAMGAWAALEAAGRTDVIVVGFDGSNDVRDSILAGGIKATVLQPAYAQAQMAVLQADQYLKTGSTGLDEKQLMDCVLVNGDNASQLETFALQ
- a CDS encoding GAF domain-containing protein, whose product is MMDGAETELDHYLAISRAVAGEMDLQNVLNGIAGAVKSKLLDYHHLDVAVVLPGDRSKHFALETGIETVWNRDGEGRPNELAPVRQVLSGEIGNLVTGDAWADPRFHFDGADDAPIFEANLRSRIHVPLTVHGDVIGVLSFSSPRRDAYGPDDVRKAQNVADLIAPYFYAVIMSDQAKSSARAEGAARGREHSLRHGAQRLTEAMETERLRLGMELHDQTLADLSTVYRRVSRLAAEPGADRTELQEIAKAVSRCTVELRRIIENAKPGVLDLFGVSQAIEAQLERATQGLDRDVATVVTDKTGGLLDKSEYRLQLAVFRIVQEAVTNAVKHSECSVIEVRLSTGEQCVTIAVTNDGRVPAEGWRRSGGGVDNIRTRAALIGAEVAFERDPSGSGSSTVLRIPCDIVHAGQPPGAVATASPVESAAASPASHRAERVQ